A region of Gadus morhua chromosome 18, gadMor3.0, whole genome shotgun sequence DNA encodes the following proteins:
- the LOC115531406 gene encoding WD repeat-containing protein on Y chromosome isoform X3, with translation MDPLRKRNDQFDVYETETPSRISGGPQRGGSLAEQLTVENLHLLKDAFENHKTSSDRTSRRKPRKPKQDGGRGLEEIGGRGIEAPRINLEEFRTVLSSVIGPDVSDGSVERLFLEVDIDSEGLVDWPRLCSFLLRTSAERESSSTPRVAVVDASPLIKHCLHNKQETTVRVVAVYQPASLRFISVSKGGRLIVWNSRLHILQHLGLCGDPAEKAVTRGNRFRGWTTDAVYMSNVHKVAIATGCRELRFVNFSATGLSEEVILFGFHNVPTALCYWYDKKSPGQRSLLLWGDDKGGVNLMWFLNPSKGLFENQPGEDPAPQRIYMPDLSDHSSLVTYQHIPEIHKAAINRVMFEPEAELIMTSSESDETSVVIMHASLRRDPYIWRMDQGVRCFHYSRGLRLLVTGGFDTAVRLWNEVVTARPVAVLRGHSSTVLDVVLYQPRGQVFSYSRDAELKIWAISSHRCLRTVRLPFPCFQPGRSPEQSSFPFLLVEAALPAKGPPRLLVACKDYLALLRLAGGRGDDAAAAGREGAGREVRHGRRAAPITAALYNPGLGQVATGRRDSSLAVWEAATGRACFTIHGAHGREALTCMAVDSSGRRLITGARNGTVKVWDLLNGQNLHKLEAVSASEVTGVTCLHGNQLLTVGWSLRLALYDIKGAQDVYVKADMAWKSEGVHKSDILAVCPCPALGVIATASYDGEVVVWRVETQGPVQRLQRDSQTGVAPPVDHLLFLQRRAADRQWRNRAVLVSSQGGSLYFWSLSGHTQPHGQLCGPGRPGERVLSLSSDHRDNSVLVSGDSAGCLQVWDISHYALDVLQKPVGERPPPLLHRWRAHQGALVCTEVLELPQGLFILTASTDGSARLWTSTGTPVGCFGQGVQWDVAHPAYYERESEGEMGERMMEEGNEEGSNESDPTGGRAPSRVKGQTSKQVKGQGQTSPEQIDHQAASPEQTDAPHTVETPSPPQHQQRLCQHLFEDTDRRRRRRLLSSIDLNKLFQVGATCSPHHALALQECKEMPLPPELPISPWADSQSLSRGGAKMSCERENQANRC, from the exons ATGGACCCCTTAAGGAAAAGAAATGATCAGTTTGATGTTTATGAAACCGAGACGCCAAGCCGGATTTCTGG CGGCCCGCAGCGCGGGGGCAGCCTGGCAGAACAGCTAACAGTGGAGAACCTGCATCTCCTGAAAGACGCCTTCGAAAACCACAAGACATCCTCAGACAGGACGTCCCGGCGGAAACCGAGGAAACCCAAGCAGGACGGGGGTCGAGGACTAGAGGAGATAGGAGGACGGGGAATAGAAGCCCCCAGAATCAATTTGGAGGAGTTCCGGACGGTTCTGAGCTCGGTGATTGGTCCAGATGTCAGTGACGGCAGTGTGGAGAGGTTATTCCTCGAG gTGGATATAGACAGCGAGGGCCTTGTTGACTGGCCCAGGCTCTGCTCCTTTCTGCTGCGTAcgtctgcagagagagagagctcatcCACGCCTAGGGTCGCCGTAGTAGACGCCTCGCCGCTCATCAAACACTGCCTCCACAACAAG CAAGAGACCACTGTGCGGGTAGTCGCTGTCTACCAGCCGGCCTCCCTCCGCTTTATTAGCGTCAGTAAAGGGGGGCGACTGATTGTCTGGAACAGCCGTCTACACATCCTCCAGCACCTTGGT CTCTGCGGGGACCCTGCAGAGAAGGCCGTAACAAGGGGCAACCGATTCAGAGGCTGGACCACGGATGCTGTGTACATGAGCAATGTCCACAAGGTCGCCATAGCAACCGGATGCAGGGAGCTGCGATTCGTTAACTTCTCAGCGACTGGACTCTCAGAGGAGGTCATCCTCTTTG GCTTTCATAATGTCCCAACTGCCCTTTGCTACTGGTATGATAAAAAG TCTCCGGGGCAGCGCTCTCTTCTCCTTTGGGGCGACGACAAGGGAGGGGTCAACCTGATGTGGTTTCTGAACCCATCCAAGGGCCTGTTTGAGAATCAGCCCGGTGAAGACCCTGCACCCCAGAGGATCTATATGCCG GACCTATCTGACCACAGCAGTCTGGTCACCTACCAGCACATCCCCGAAATCCACAAGGCGGCCATCAACAGGGTCATGTTTGAACCCGAGGCAGAGCTGATCATGACGTCATCAGAGAGCGATGAGACCTCTGTGGTCATCATGCATGCGTCACTCAGGAGGGACCCTTACATCTGGAGGATGGACCAG GGGGTGAGATGTTTCCACTACAGCAGGGGGCTGCGGCTGCTGGTGACGGGGGGCTTTGACACGGCTGTCCGGCTGTGGAACGAGGTGGTGACCGCCCGTCCGGTGGCTGTCCTGCGCGGCCACAGCTCCACCGTCCTGGACGTGGTCCTCTACCAGCCCCGGGGCCAGGTGTTCAGCTACTCCAGGGACGCA GAGCTGAAGATATGGGCCATCTCCTCCCACCGCTGCCTGAGAACAGTGCGCCTGCCGTTCCCTTGCTTCCAGCCGGGCCGCTCCCCGGAGCAAAGCAGCTTCCCCTTCCTGTTGGTGGAGGCGGCGCTTCCTGCCAAGGGCCCGCCCCGTCTGCTGGTGGCTTGCAAAGATTACCTGGCTCTGCTGCGATTGGCCGGGGGCCGAGGAGAcgacgcggcggcggcgggacgagagggggcggggcgtgAGGTGAGACACGGACGCCGGGCCGCGCCCATCACTGCCGCCCTGTACAACCCCGGGCTGGGGCAGGTGGCGACCGGGCGCCGTGACTCCTCGCTGGCCGTGTGGGAGGCGGCCACGGGCCGGGCCTGCTTCACCATCCACGGGGCCCACGGAAGGGAGGCCCTCACCTGCATGGCGGTGGACTCCAGCGGCAGGAGGCTGATCACAGGGGCCCGCAACGGCACCGTCAAG GTGTGGGACCTGCTGAACGGCCAGAACCTGCACAAGTTGGAAGCGGTGTCCGCCTCAGAGGTCACCGGGGTCAcctgtctccatggcaaccagtTACTGACAGTGGGGTGGAGTCTACGGCTGGCGCTGTATGACATCAAAGGTGCCCAG GATGTGTACGTGAAGGCTGACATGGCGTGGAAGTCCGAGGGCGTGCATAAGTCGGACATCCTGGCCGTGTGCCCGTGCCCCGCCCTGGGGGTCATTGCCACAGCGAGCTACGATGGAGAGGTGGTGGTCTGGAGGGTGGAGACACAAGGGCCAGTGCAGAGGCTACAGAGGGACTCTCAGACAGG GGTGGCGCCCCCTGTAGACCACCTGCTGTTTCTGCAGCGCAGGGCGGCTGACAGACAGTGGAGAAACAGAGCCGTGCTGGTCTCCTCGCAGGGGGGCTCTCTGTATTTCTGGAGCCTGTCaggacacacacaaccgcatg GACAGCTCTGCGGCCCGGGTCGGCCAGGTGAGCGTGTGTTATCCCTGAGCTCTGATCACCGTGACAACAGCGTCCTGGTCTCAGGGGACAGTGCCGGCTGCCTCCAGGTGTGGGATATTTCACACTACGCCCTGGACGTCCTGCagaag CCAGTGGGTGAGcggccccctcctctcctgcacCGCTGGAGGGCTCACCAGGGGGCGCTGGTCTGCACCGAGGTGTTGGAGCTCCCCCAGGGGCTCTTCATCCTCACCGCCTCCACCGACGGCTCTGCCAGGCTCTGGACGTCCACCGGGACCCCCGTGGGGTGCTTCGGACAGGGGGTGCAGTGGGACGTGGCCCACCCTGCCTACTATGAGCG cgagagcgagggggagatgggcgagagaatgatggaggaggggaacgAGGAAGGGAGCAATGAAAGTGACCCTACTGGGGGAAGAGCCCCATCCAGGGTGAAAGGTCAAACCTCAAAGCAGGTGAAGGGCCAAGGTCAAACGTCACCGGAGCAGATTGATCACCAAG CAGCTTCACCTGAACAGACTGATGCTCCACACACAGTGGAGACCCCCAGCCCGCCACAACACCAG CAACGTTTATGTCAGCACCTATTTGAGGACACGGACCGTCGGAGGAGGCGGCGTTTACTGAGCAGCATCGACCTGAACAAACTGTTCCAGGTCGGCGCCACGTGCTCCCCCCACCACGCTCTGGCCCTACAG GAATGCAAGGAGATGCCCCTCCCTCCAGAATTACCCATAAGCCCCTGGGCGGACAGTCAGAGCCTGAGCCGCGGCGGCGCCAAGATGAGCTGTGAGCGGGAAAATCAAGCTAACCGATGTTGA
- the LOC115531406 gene encoding WD repeat-containing protein on Y chromosome isoform X1, which yields MDPLRKRNDQFDVYETETPSRISGFMRPYLPSGPQRGGSLAEQLTVENLHLLKDAFENHKTSSDRTSRRKPRKPKQDGGRGLEEIGGRGIEAPRINLEEFRTVLSSVIGPDVSDGSVERLFLEVDIDSEGLVDWPRLCSFLLRTSAERESSSTPRVAVVDASPLIKHCLHNKQETTVRVVAVYQPASLRFISVSKGGRLIVWNSRLHILQHLGLCGDPAEKAVTRGNRFRGWTTDAVYMSNVHKVAIATGCRELRFVNFSATGLSEEVILFGFHNVPTALCYWYDKKSPGQRSLLLWGDDKGGVNLMWFLNPSKGLFENQPGEDPAPQRIYMPDLSDHSSLVTYQHIPEIHKAAINRVMFEPEAELIMTSSESDETSVVIMHASLRRDPYIWRMDQGVRCFHYSRGLRLLVTGGFDTAVRLWNEVVTARPVAVLRGHSSTVLDVVLYQPRGQVFSYSRDAELKIWAISSHRCLRTVRLPFPCFQPGRSPEQSSFPFLLVEAALPAKGPPRLLVACKDYLALLRLAGGRGDDAAAAGREGAGREVRHGRRAAPITAALYNPGLGQVATGRRDSSLAVWEAATGRACFTIHGAHGREALTCMAVDSSGRRLITGARNGTVKVWDLLNGQNLHKLEAVSASEVTGVTCLHGNQLLTVGWSLRLALYDIKGAQDVYVKADMAWKSEGVHKSDILAVCPCPALGVIATASYDGEVVVWRVETQGPVQRLQRDSQTGVAPPVDHLLFLQRRAADRQWRNRAVLVSSQGGSLYFWSLSGHTQPHGQLCGPGRPGERVLSLSSDHRDNSVLVSGDSAGCLQVWDISHYALDVLQKPVGERPPPLLHRWRAHQGALVCTEVLELPQGLFILTASTDGSARLWTSTGTPVGCFGQGVQWDVAHPAYYERESEGEMGERMMEEGNEEGSNESDPTGGRAPSRVKGQTSKQVKGQGQTSPEQIDHQAASPEQTDAPHTVETPSPPQHQQRLCQHLFEDTDRRRRRRLLSSIDLNKLFQVGATCSPHHALALQECKEMPLPPELPISPWADSQSLSRGGAKMSCERENQANRC from the exons ATGGACCCCTTAAGGAAAAGAAATGATCAGTTTGATGTTTATGAAACCGAGACGCCAAGCCGGATTTCTGG GTTCATGAGACCCTATCTCCCCAGCGGCCCGCAGCGCGGGGGCAGCCTGGCAGAACAGCTAACAGTGGAGAACCTGCATCTCCTGAAAGACGCCTTCGAAAACCACAAGACATCCTCAGACAGGACGTCCCGGCGGAAACCGAGGAAACCCAAGCAGGACGGGGGTCGAGGACTAGAGGAGATAGGAGGACGGGGAATAGAAGCCCCCAGAATCAATTTGGAGGAGTTCCGGACGGTTCTGAGCTCGGTGATTGGTCCAGATGTCAGTGACGGCAGTGTGGAGAGGTTATTCCTCGAG gTGGATATAGACAGCGAGGGCCTTGTTGACTGGCCCAGGCTCTGCTCCTTTCTGCTGCGTAcgtctgcagagagagagagctcatcCACGCCTAGGGTCGCCGTAGTAGACGCCTCGCCGCTCATCAAACACTGCCTCCACAACAAG CAAGAGACCACTGTGCGGGTAGTCGCTGTCTACCAGCCGGCCTCCCTCCGCTTTATTAGCGTCAGTAAAGGGGGGCGACTGATTGTCTGGAACAGCCGTCTACACATCCTCCAGCACCTTGGT CTCTGCGGGGACCCTGCAGAGAAGGCCGTAACAAGGGGCAACCGATTCAGAGGCTGGACCACGGATGCTGTGTACATGAGCAATGTCCACAAGGTCGCCATAGCAACCGGATGCAGGGAGCTGCGATTCGTTAACTTCTCAGCGACTGGACTCTCAGAGGAGGTCATCCTCTTTG GCTTTCATAATGTCCCAACTGCCCTTTGCTACTGGTATGATAAAAAG TCTCCGGGGCAGCGCTCTCTTCTCCTTTGGGGCGACGACAAGGGAGGGGTCAACCTGATGTGGTTTCTGAACCCATCCAAGGGCCTGTTTGAGAATCAGCCCGGTGAAGACCCTGCACCCCAGAGGATCTATATGCCG GACCTATCTGACCACAGCAGTCTGGTCACCTACCAGCACATCCCCGAAATCCACAAGGCGGCCATCAACAGGGTCATGTTTGAACCCGAGGCAGAGCTGATCATGACGTCATCAGAGAGCGATGAGACCTCTGTGGTCATCATGCATGCGTCACTCAGGAGGGACCCTTACATCTGGAGGATGGACCAG GGGGTGAGATGTTTCCACTACAGCAGGGGGCTGCGGCTGCTGGTGACGGGGGGCTTTGACACGGCTGTCCGGCTGTGGAACGAGGTGGTGACCGCCCGTCCGGTGGCTGTCCTGCGCGGCCACAGCTCCACCGTCCTGGACGTGGTCCTCTACCAGCCCCGGGGCCAGGTGTTCAGCTACTCCAGGGACGCA GAGCTGAAGATATGGGCCATCTCCTCCCACCGCTGCCTGAGAACAGTGCGCCTGCCGTTCCCTTGCTTCCAGCCGGGCCGCTCCCCGGAGCAAAGCAGCTTCCCCTTCCTGTTGGTGGAGGCGGCGCTTCCTGCCAAGGGCCCGCCCCGTCTGCTGGTGGCTTGCAAAGATTACCTGGCTCTGCTGCGATTGGCCGGGGGCCGAGGAGAcgacgcggcggcggcgggacgagagggggcggggcgtgAGGTGAGACACGGACGCCGGGCCGCGCCCATCACTGCCGCCCTGTACAACCCCGGGCTGGGGCAGGTGGCGACCGGGCGCCGTGACTCCTCGCTGGCCGTGTGGGAGGCGGCCACGGGCCGGGCCTGCTTCACCATCCACGGGGCCCACGGAAGGGAGGCCCTCACCTGCATGGCGGTGGACTCCAGCGGCAGGAGGCTGATCACAGGGGCCCGCAACGGCACCGTCAAG GTGTGGGACCTGCTGAACGGCCAGAACCTGCACAAGTTGGAAGCGGTGTCCGCCTCAGAGGTCACCGGGGTCAcctgtctccatggcaaccagtTACTGACAGTGGGGTGGAGTCTACGGCTGGCGCTGTATGACATCAAAGGTGCCCAG GATGTGTACGTGAAGGCTGACATGGCGTGGAAGTCCGAGGGCGTGCATAAGTCGGACATCCTGGCCGTGTGCCCGTGCCCCGCCCTGGGGGTCATTGCCACAGCGAGCTACGATGGAGAGGTGGTGGTCTGGAGGGTGGAGACACAAGGGCCAGTGCAGAGGCTACAGAGGGACTCTCAGACAGG GGTGGCGCCCCCTGTAGACCACCTGCTGTTTCTGCAGCGCAGGGCGGCTGACAGACAGTGGAGAAACAGAGCCGTGCTGGTCTCCTCGCAGGGGGGCTCTCTGTATTTCTGGAGCCTGTCaggacacacacaaccgcatg GACAGCTCTGCGGCCCGGGTCGGCCAGGTGAGCGTGTGTTATCCCTGAGCTCTGATCACCGTGACAACAGCGTCCTGGTCTCAGGGGACAGTGCCGGCTGCCTCCAGGTGTGGGATATTTCACACTACGCCCTGGACGTCCTGCagaag CCAGTGGGTGAGcggccccctcctctcctgcacCGCTGGAGGGCTCACCAGGGGGCGCTGGTCTGCACCGAGGTGTTGGAGCTCCCCCAGGGGCTCTTCATCCTCACCGCCTCCACCGACGGCTCTGCCAGGCTCTGGACGTCCACCGGGACCCCCGTGGGGTGCTTCGGACAGGGGGTGCAGTGGGACGTGGCCCACCCTGCCTACTATGAGCG cgagagcgagggggagatgggcgagagaatgatggaggaggggaacgAGGAAGGGAGCAATGAAAGTGACCCTACTGGGGGAAGAGCCCCATCCAGGGTGAAAGGTCAAACCTCAAAGCAGGTGAAGGGCCAAGGTCAAACGTCACCGGAGCAGATTGATCACCAAG CAGCTTCACCTGAACAGACTGATGCTCCACACACAGTGGAGACCCCCAGCCCGCCACAACACCAG CAACGTTTATGTCAGCACCTATTTGAGGACACGGACCGTCGGAGGAGGCGGCGTTTACTGAGCAGCATCGACCTGAACAAACTGTTCCAGGTCGGCGCCACGTGCTCCCCCCACCACGCTCTGGCCCTACAG GAATGCAAGGAGATGCCCCTCCCTCCAGAATTACCCATAAGCCCCTGGGCGGACAGTCAGAGCCTGAGCCGCGGCGGCGCCAAGATGAGCTGTGAGCGGGAAAATCAAGCTAACCGATGTTGA
- the LOC115531406 gene encoding WD repeat-containing protein on Y chromosome isoform X2 — MDPLRKRNDQFDVYETETPSRISGFMRPYLPSGPQRGGSLAEQLTVENLHLLKDAFENHKTSSDRTSRRKPRKPKQDGGRGLEEIGGRGIEAPRINLEEFRTVLSSVIGPDVSDGSVERLFLEVDIDSEGLVDWPRLCSFLLRTSAERESSSTPRVAVVDASPLIKHCLHNKQETTVRVVAVYQPASLRFISVSKGGRLIVWNSRLHILQHLGLCGDPAEKAVTRGNRFRGWTTDAVYMSNVHKVAIATGCRELRFVNFSATGLSEEVILFGFHNVPTALCYWYDKKSPGQRSLLLWGDDKGGVNLMWFLNPSKGLFENQPGEDPAPQRIYMPDLSDHSSLVTYQHIPEIHKAAINRVMFEPEAELIMTSSESDETSVVIMHASLRRDPYIWRMDQGVRCFHYSRGLRLLVTGGFDTAVRLWNEVVTARPVAVLRGHSSTVLDVVLYQPRGQVFSYSRDAELKIWAISSHRCLRTVRLPFPCFQPGRSPEQSSFPFLLVEAALPAKGPPRLLVACKDYLALLRLAGGRGDDAAAAGREGAGREVRHGRRAAPITAALYNPGLGQVATGRRDSSLAVWEAATGRACFTIHGAHGREALTCMAVDSSGRRLITGARNGTVKVWDLLNGQNLHKLEAVSASEVTGVTCLHGNQLLTVGWSLRLALYDIKGAQDVYVKADMAWKSEGVHKSDILAVCPCPALGVIATASYDGEVVVWRVETQGPVQRLQRDSQTGVAPPVDHLLFLQRRAADRQWRNRAVLVSSQGGSLYFWSLSGHTQPHGQLCGPGRPGERVLSLSSDHRDNSVLVSGDSAGCLQVWDISHYALDVLQKPVGERPPPLLHRWRAHQGALVCTEVLELPQGLFILTASTDGSARLWTSTGTPVGCFGQGVQWDVAHPAYYERESEGEMGERMMEEGNEEGSNESDPTGGRAPSRVKGQTSKQVKGQGQTSPEQIDHQASPEQTDAPHTVETPSPPQHQQRLCQHLFEDTDRRRRRRLLSSIDLNKLFQVGATCSPHHALALQECKEMPLPPELPISPWADSQSLSRGGAKMSCERENQANRC; from the exons ATGGACCCCTTAAGGAAAAGAAATGATCAGTTTGATGTTTATGAAACCGAGACGCCAAGCCGGATTTCTGG GTTCATGAGACCCTATCTCCCCAGCGGCCCGCAGCGCGGGGGCAGCCTGGCAGAACAGCTAACAGTGGAGAACCTGCATCTCCTGAAAGACGCCTTCGAAAACCACAAGACATCCTCAGACAGGACGTCCCGGCGGAAACCGAGGAAACCCAAGCAGGACGGGGGTCGAGGACTAGAGGAGATAGGAGGACGGGGAATAGAAGCCCCCAGAATCAATTTGGAGGAGTTCCGGACGGTTCTGAGCTCGGTGATTGGTCCAGATGTCAGTGACGGCAGTGTGGAGAGGTTATTCCTCGAG gTGGATATAGACAGCGAGGGCCTTGTTGACTGGCCCAGGCTCTGCTCCTTTCTGCTGCGTAcgtctgcagagagagagagctcatcCACGCCTAGGGTCGCCGTAGTAGACGCCTCGCCGCTCATCAAACACTGCCTCCACAACAAG CAAGAGACCACTGTGCGGGTAGTCGCTGTCTACCAGCCGGCCTCCCTCCGCTTTATTAGCGTCAGTAAAGGGGGGCGACTGATTGTCTGGAACAGCCGTCTACACATCCTCCAGCACCTTGGT CTCTGCGGGGACCCTGCAGAGAAGGCCGTAACAAGGGGCAACCGATTCAGAGGCTGGACCACGGATGCTGTGTACATGAGCAATGTCCACAAGGTCGCCATAGCAACCGGATGCAGGGAGCTGCGATTCGTTAACTTCTCAGCGACTGGACTCTCAGAGGAGGTCATCCTCTTTG GCTTTCATAATGTCCCAACTGCCCTTTGCTACTGGTATGATAAAAAG TCTCCGGGGCAGCGCTCTCTTCTCCTTTGGGGCGACGACAAGGGAGGGGTCAACCTGATGTGGTTTCTGAACCCATCCAAGGGCCTGTTTGAGAATCAGCCCGGTGAAGACCCTGCACCCCAGAGGATCTATATGCCG GACCTATCTGACCACAGCAGTCTGGTCACCTACCAGCACATCCCCGAAATCCACAAGGCGGCCATCAACAGGGTCATGTTTGAACCCGAGGCAGAGCTGATCATGACGTCATCAGAGAGCGATGAGACCTCTGTGGTCATCATGCATGCGTCACTCAGGAGGGACCCTTACATCTGGAGGATGGACCAG GGGGTGAGATGTTTCCACTACAGCAGGGGGCTGCGGCTGCTGGTGACGGGGGGCTTTGACACGGCTGTCCGGCTGTGGAACGAGGTGGTGACCGCCCGTCCGGTGGCTGTCCTGCGCGGCCACAGCTCCACCGTCCTGGACGTGGTCCTCTACCAGCCCCGGGGCCAGGTGTTCAGCTACTCCAGGGACGCA GAGCTGAAGATATGGGCCATCTCCTCCCACCGCTGCCTGAGAACAGTGCGCCTGCCGTTCCCTTGCTTCCAGCCGGGCCGCTCCCCGGAGCAAAGCAGCTTCCCCTTCCTGTTGGTGGAGGCGGCGCTTCCTGCCAAGGGCCCGCCCCGTCTGCTGGTGGCTTGCAAAGATTACCTGGCTCTGCTGCGATTGGCCGGGGGCCGAGGAGAcgacgcggcggcggcgggacgagagggggcggggcgtgAGGTGAGACACGGACGCCGGGCCGCGCCCATCACTGCCGCCCTGTACAACCCCGGGCTGGGGCAGGTGGCGACCGGGCGCCGTGACTCCTCGCTGGCCGTGTGGGAGGCGGCCACGGGCCGGGCCTGCTTCACCATCCACGGGGCCCACGGAAGGGAGGCCCTCACCTGCATGGCGGTGGACTCCAGCGGCAGGAGGCTGATCACAGGGGCCCGCAACGGCACCGTCAAG GTGTGGGACCTGCTGAACGGCCAGAACCTGCACAAGTTGGAAGCGGTGTCCGCCTCAGAGGTCACCGGGGTCAcctgtctccatggcaaccagtTACTGACAGTGGGGTGGAGTCTACGGCTGGCGCTGTATGACATCAAAGGTGCCCAG GATGTGTACGTGAAGGCTGACATGGCGTGGAAGTCCGAGGGCGTGCATAAGTCGGACATCCTGGCCGTGTGCCCGTGCCCCGCCCTGGGGGTCATTGCCACAGCGAGCTACGATGGAGAGGTGGTGGTCTGGAGGGTGGAGACACAAGGGCCAGTGCAGAGGCTACAGAGGGACTCTCAGACAGG GGTGGCGCCCCCTGTAGACCACCTGCTGTTTCTGCAGCGCAGGGCGGCTGACAGACAGTGGAGAAACAGAGCCGTGCTGGTCTCCTCGCAGGGGGGCTCTCTGTATTTCTGGAGCCTGTCaggacacacacaaccgcatg GACAGCTCTGCGGCCCGGGTCGGCCAGGTGAGCGTGTGTTATCCCTGAGCTCTGATCACCGTGACAACAGCGTCCTGGTCTCAGGGGACAGTGCCGGCTGCCTCCAGGTGTGGGATATTTCACACTACGCCCTGGACGTCCTGCagaag CCAGTGGGTGAGcggccccctcctctcctgcacCGCTGGAGGGCTCACCAGGGGGCGCTGGTCTGCACCGAGGTGTTGGAGCTCCCCCAGGGGCTCTTCATCCTCACCGCCTCCACCGACGGCTCTGCCAGGCTCTGGACGTCCACCGGGACCCCCGTGGGGTGCTTCGGACAGGGGGTGCAGTGGGACGTGGCCCACCCTGCCTACTATGAGCG cgagagcgagggggagatgggcgagagaatgatggaggaggggaacgAGGAAGGGAGCAATGAAAGTGACCCTACTGGGGGAAGAGCCCCATCCAGGGTGAAAGGTCAAACCTCAAAGCAGGTGAAGGGCCAAGGTCAAACGTCACCGGAGCAGATTGATCACCAAG CTTCACCTGAACAGACTGATGCTCCACACACAGTGGAGACCCCCAGCCCGCCACAACACCAG CAACGTTTATGTCAGCACCTATTTGAGGACACGGACCGTCGGAGGAGGCGGCGTTTACTGAGCAGCATCGACCTGAACAAACTGTTCCAGGTCGGCGCCACGTGCTCCCCCCACCACGCTCTGGCCCTACAG GAATGCAAGGAGATGCCCCTCCCTCCAGAATTACCCATAAGCCCCTGGGCGGACAGTCAGAGCCTGAGCCGCGGCGGCGCCAAGATGAGCTGTGAGCGGGAAAATCAAGCTAACCGATGTTGA